From a single Anoplolepis gracilipes chromosome 3, ASM4749672v1, whole genome shotgun sequence genomic region:
- the LOC140664023 gene encoding uncharacterized protein: MALNHIQEILKNNGSSCENFELPNPIPVNIYETEYNVDEEKRRGDYLLSTLNDEQKHVYDIVIRAIYNENEPQRLFYIDGFAGSGKTYLFNTFLSVIRGKNEMIIPCASTVIAALLKGGRTYHSLFKLSIPIDDGAKSNIRGNTQAARKLISAKLIIWDEVNMTVGHALTAVDKLLKDLMKNQRPFGGKVILFAGDFRQNLPVVPHAQKAVIIESVKYNPIWRNVTEIKLEQNMESRELEKKKILHIG, translated from the coding sequence ATGGCTTTAAATCATATACaagaaattctgaaaaataatggAAGTAGTTGTGAAAACTTTGAATTGCCAAATCCAATTCCAGTGAATATTTACGAAACAGAATATAATGTGGATGAAGAAAAAAGACGtggtgattatttattatcaacattAAATGATGAACAAAAACACGTATATGATATAGTCATTAGAGCAATTTACAATGAGAACGAACCTCAGcggttattttatattgacggGTTTGCAGGAAGTGgaaaaacttatctatttaacacatttttgaGTGTTATTCGAGGAAAAAACGAGATGATTATTCCATGTGCTTCAACTGTCATTGCTGCACTTCTTAAAGGAGGAAGAACTTATCATTCTCTGTTTAAACTTTCAATTCCAATTGATGATGGAGCTAAATCAAATATCAGAGGAAACACTCAGGCTGCACGAAAATTGATCTCTGCAAAACTCATCATATGGGATGAAGTGAATATGACTGTTGGACATGCCTTAACAGCAGTTGATAAACTCTTGAAGGATCTAATGAAGAATCAAAGACCATTTGGaggaaaagtaattttatttgcaggaGATTTCAGACAAAATCTTCCCGTAGTGCCACATGCACAAAAAGCAGTTATAATTGAATCTGTAAAATACAATCCTATATGGAGGAATGTAACTGAGATTAAATTAGAGCAGAATATGGAGAGCAGAGAActggagaagaaaaagattttgcaTATTGGCTAA